A region from the Bradyrhizobium erythrophlei genome encodes:
- the sugE gene encoding quaternary ammonium compound efflux SMR transporter SugE, translating into MAWLFLLVAGLCEIAWAIGLKYTEGFSRLLPMIGTVAAMAASIGFLGLALKSLPVGTAYAVWTGIGTIGTAALGIYLFNEPATLPRLACIGLILSGIIGLKIT; encoded by the coding sequence ATGGCTTGGCTCTTCCTGCTCGTTGCTGGCCTGTGCGAAATCGCCTGGGCAATCGGCCTCAAATACACGGAAGGATTCTCGCGCCTGTTACCCATGATCGGCACGGTCGCCGCCATGGCGGCCAGTATCGGATTCCTCGGCCTGGCCCTTAAGTCGCTGCCGGTCGGTACGGCCTATGCGGTGTGGACGGGCATCGGCACCATCGGCACTGCGGCGCTAGGTATCTATCTTTTCAATGAGCCCGCGACGTTGCCTAGGCTTGCCTGTATCGGCCTCATTCTCTCGGGCATCATCGGACTGAAAATCACCTGA
- a CDS encoding amidinotransferase, translated as MDMITRSIGPDAAPAGQASPVNSHNEWDPLEEVIVGRLEGATIPSGHPVVTCNIPGMAARAQSLVAGFRFPKIMIEPAQRELDGFVALLQSLGIVVTRPEPVDHKKRFSTPEWSSHGFCNTCPRDSMLVIGDEIIETPMVWPCRYFETHSYRPILKDYFRRGARWTAAPRPQLTNELFDPDFRVPEKGEPISYILTEFEPVFDAADFFRCGRDLFVIRSNVTNASGIEWLRRHLGDGYRIHEIESRCPNPMHIDTTMLPLGPGKILINPEYIDVDRLPAILKKWDVLVAPEPDPIIDRMLKITSLCGKWLNMNVLTVDENRVILDPHHTGTMRAMEKWGFEPIPCEFLHYAAFGGAFHCATLDIRRRGTLESYF; from the coding sequence ATGGACATGATCACGCGCAGTATCGGCCCGGACGCGGCCCCAGCGGGGCAGGCTTCTCCAGTGAACTCGCACAACGAGTGGGATCCGCTGGAGGAAGTGATTGTCGGAAGGCTCGAGGGTGCGACCATCCCGTCCGGTCATCCGGTTGTCACCTGCAACATTCCGGGCATGGCTGCGCGGGCTCAGTCGCTGGTCGCAGGCTTCCGTTTTCCAAAGATCATGATCGAACCGGCGCAGCGCGAGCTTGATGGCTTTGTTGCGCTGTTACAGTCGCTGGGTATCGTGGTGACGCGGCCGGAACCGGTTGATCACAAGAAACGCTTCAGCACGCCGGAATGGTCTTCACACGGGTTCTGCAATACCTGTCCGCGCGACAGCATGCTGGTGATCGGTGACGAGATCATCGAAACGCCGATGGTTTGGCCGTGTCGCTACTTCGAGACGCACTCCTATCGTCCGATCCTGAAGGATTATTTCCGGCGTGGCGCGCGCTGGACCGCCGCGCCCAGACCGCAACTGACGAACGAACTGTTCGATCCAGATTTTCGCGTCCCCGAAAAAGGCGAGCCGATCTCATATATCCTGACTGAATTCGAACCGGTCTTCGACGCCGCCGATTTCTTTCGCTGCGGGCGCGACCTGTTCGTGATCCGCAGCAACGTAACCAATGCGTCCGGTATTGAATGGCTGCGTCGCCATCTTGGGGACGGTTATCGCATTCATGAGATCGAGAGCCGCTGTCCCAATCCGATGCACATCGATACCACCATGTTGCCGCTTGGGCCCGGCAAGATTCTGATCAATCCCGAATACATAGACGTCGACCGTCTCCCGGCCATCTTGAAAAAATGGGACGTCCTTGTGGCCCCGGAGCCCGACCCGATCATCGATCGTATGCTCAAGATCACGTCGCTATGCGGCAAATGGCTCAACATGAACGTGCTGACAGTGGACGAGAATCGCGTCATCCTTGATCCCCATCATACCGGAACAATGCGAGCGATGGAAAAATGGGGATTTGAGCCGATTCCATGCGAGTTCTTGCACTACGCCGCATTTGGCGGCGCCTTCCACTGCGCCACGCTTGACATCCGGCGGCGCGGCACGTTGGAGAGCTATTTTTGA
- a CDS encoding mismatch-specific DNA-glycosylase produces MRLPDILQDLLVESLQVVLCGSAASTASAAAAAYYAHKQNKFWIILHETGLTSELLEPRQYRELLKYGIGLTDLVKTHAGMDHQIPLAGAAGTGRTRLQASIAACRPKFLAFTSKTAGERFLGGRKDYGEQTETIATTRIWILPSTSGAANGSWRPEIWHAFAERVRGAAGPG; encoded by the coding sequence TTGCGCTTGCCGGACATTCTCCAGGACCTGCTGGTCGAATCCCTGCAAGTCGTGCTGTGTGGATCCGCGGCAAGTACCGCATCCGCCGCAGCGGCGGCCTACTATGCGCACAAGCAGAACAAGTTCTGGATAATTCTGCACGAGACCGGGCTTACTTCCGAGCTGCTGGAGCCTCGGCAATATCGCGAGCTCCTCAAATACGGGATCGGTCTCACCGACCTCGTGAAGACACATGCGGGAATGGATCATCAGATCCCGCTGGCCGGCGCGGCGGGGACCGGACGCACCCGTCTGCAAGCGTCCATCGCCGCGTGCCGGCCCAAATTCCTTGCCTTCACCAGCAAGACGGCAGGCGAGAGATTTCTGGGCGGCAGGAAAGATTATGGCGAGCAGACCGAGACCATCGCGACGACCCGGATCTGGATACTGCCTTCGACATCGGGCGCGGCCAATGGAAGCTGGCGTCCGGAAATCTGGCACGCGTTCGCGGAACGAGTCAGAGGCGCGGCTGGACCAGGATGA
- a CDS encoding S24 family peptidase: MAKQPKTLTHGQIWTALDRLAERAGLSPSGLARRSGLDPTTFNKSKRVTPDGRERWPSTESVSKALAATNSSIETFVQLIGDSARTVPSLPHLGFAQTAGGGYFDDGGFPTGKGWDQVALPALNDEHAYALEISGDQMQPTYRDGDVLVVSPGTPIRRGDRVVVKTRAGEVMVRELKRRTTKTLELQSLNSGHADRTLSAGDVAWIARIVWASQ, from the coding sequence ATGGCCAAACAGCCGAAAACGCTGACCCACGGGCAAATCTGGACGGCGCTGGACCGGCTGGCGGAGCGCGCCGGCCTGTCGCCCTCCGGGCTCGCCAGGCGCTCCGGCCTCGATCCCACCACCTTCAACAAATCCAAGCGCGTCACGCCCGATGGCCGCGAACGCTGGCCTTCGACCGAATCGGTCTCCAAGGCCCTGGCGGCAACCAACAGTTCCATCGAGACGTTCGTGCAACTGATCGGCGACAGCGCGCGGACCGTGCCGTCGCTGCCGCATCTCGGCTTCGCGCAAACCGCCGGCGGCGGCTATTTCGACGATGGCGGGTTCCCGACCGGCAAGGGATGGGACCAGGTGGCGCTGCCTGCGCTCAATGACGAGCATGCCTACGCGCTGGAAATCTCCGGCGACCAGATGCAGCCCACCTATCGCGACGGCGACGTCCTCGTGGTGTCCCCCGGTACGCCGATCCGCCGGGGCGACCGGGTGGTGGTGAAAACCAGGGCCGGCGAAGTGATGGTCAGGGAATTGAAGCGCCGCACCACCAAGACGCTGGAGCTGCAATCGCTGAATTCGGGCCATGCCGACCGCACGCTTTCGGCCGGCGACGTCGCGTGGATCGCGCGGATCGTGTGGGCGAGTCAGTAA
- a CDS encoding DUF952 domain-containing protein codes for MRRIYKICPASAWREAERQGVYRGSADDARDGFIHFSIASQVAETARKHFFGQTGLFLIEVDADALGEALRFEPSRNGELFPHLYGELDLGAVVGVHDMQARSDGTHDIPEFAP; via the coding sequence GTGCGCAGGATCTACAAAATCTGCCCCGCTTCGGCCTGGCGCGAAGCCGAGCGGCAAGGGGTTTACCGCGGCAGTGCCGACGACGCGCGCGACGGTTTTATTCATTTTTCCATCGCCTCGCAGGTCGCGGAGACCGCAAGGAAGCATTTCTTCGGCCAGACCGGACTGTTCCTGATCGAGGTCGACGCCGATGCGCTCGGCGAGGCGCTGCGCTTTGAACCCTCGCGCAACGGCGAACTGTTTCCGCATCTCTACGGCGAACTCGATCTCGGCGCGGTCGTCGGCGTGCACGACATGCAGGCGCGGTCGGACGGCACGCATGATATTCCGGAGTTCGCCCCGTGA
- a CDS encoding quinone-dependent dihydroorotate dehydrogenase, translated as MIRAFDAFSLPLLRWFDPEDAHRLAIQGLKLLPPTRPRPDDSKLAVRAFGLNFPNPIGMAAGFDKSAEVPDALLRLGFGFVEIGTVTPRPQTGNPRPRLFRLERDEAAINRMGFNNDGAEAVLRRLAARAHLGGILGVNVGANKDSADRVADYVKLIETFAPVASYFTVNVSSPNTPGLRNLQQAAALDDLLAKVIDARERVRQNAGDSPVLLKIAPDLSLTELDDVVHIARSRRVDGMIVANTTTARPSTLREQIRAKEQGGLSGRPLFRLSTRMVAETYVRAEGAFPLVGVGGIDSGGAALTKIRAGASLIQLYSSLIYKGLGLVDHIKNDLAATLLRTGRDSLSEIVGADAATITAEDWPV; from the coding sequence GTGATCCGCGCCTTCGACGCCTTCTCGCTGCCGCTGTTGCGCTGGTTCGATCCGGAGGATGCGCATCGGCTTGCGATCCAGGGTTTGAAACTGCTGCCGCCGACGCGGCCGCGGCCGGACGATTCGAAGCTCGCGGTGCGGGCGTTCGGCCTGAACTTCCCCAACCCGATCGGCATGGCCGCGGGCTTCGACAAGAGCGCGGAAGTGCCCGACGCGCTGCTGCGGTTAGGTTTCGGCTTTGTCGAAATCGGAACCGTGACGCCGAGGCCGCAAACCGGCAATCCGCGGCCGCGGCTGTTCCGGCTGGAGCGCGACGAGGCCGCGATCAACCGCATGGGATTCAACAATGACGGCGCCGAGGCGGTGCTGCGGCGGCTGGCGGCGCGCGCGCATCTGGGCGGTATCCTCGGCGTCAATGTCGGCGCCAACAAGGATTCCGCCGACCGCGTCGCCGACTATGTCAAGCTGATCGAGACCTTCGCGCCGGTGGCAAGCTATTTCACCGTCAACGTGTCGTCACCGAACACGCCGGGCCTGCGCAACCTGCAGCAGGCCGCAGCCCTCGACGATCTCCTGGCAAAAGTGATCGACGCGCGCGAGCGCGTGCGCCAGAACGCCGGCGATTCGCCGGTGCTGTTGAAGATCGCGCCCGACCTCAGCCTCACCGAACTCGACGACGTCGTGCATATCGCCCGCTCGCGCCGTGTCGACGGCATGATCGTGGCCAATACCACCACGGCGCGGCCCTCGACCTTGCGCGAACAGATCCGCGCCAAGGAGCAGGGCGGCCTGTCGGGGCGGCCGCTGTTCCGGCTGTCGACTCGCATGGTGGCCGAGACCTATGTGCGCGCCGAAGGCGCATTTCCGCTGGTCGGCGTCGGCGGCATCGATTCAGGCGGCGCCGCGCTGACAAAAATTCGCGCCGGCGCCAGCCTGATCCAGCTTTATTCGTCGCTGATCTACAAGGGCCTCGGCCTGGTCGACCACATCAAGAACGATCTCGCCGCGACGCTGCTCCGCACAGGCCGCGACTCGCTGTCCGAAATCGTCGGCGCCGACGCCGCGACGATCACTGCCGAGGACTGGCCGGTTTGA
- a CDS encoding MBL fold metallo-hydrolase: MQVRFVGCGDAFGSGGRYNTCFHVTGEKVNFLIDCGASSLPALKRLGIDRDRIDLILITHFHGDHFAGLPFLLLDAQFTRRTRPLVIAGPEGIETRLAQVMEVLFENSSRTKQRFDLSVVALKPEQTQDFGTIKVTPYPVVHGESGGPFLAYRVEAEGRVIAYSADTEWTETLVPAARGADLFIAEAYTYDRPVKNHLSLATLAAHLDEIKPKRLVLTHMSDDMLGRLDTLAYTTASDGMIVEL, translated from the coding sequence ATGCAGGTGCGGTTTGTCGGCTGTGGCGACGCGTTCGGTTCCGGCGGAAGGTACAACACCTGCTTTCACGTCACTGGCGAGAAGGTCAATTTCCTGATCGATTGCGGCGCTTCCTCGCTGCCGGCGCTAAAGCGGCTCGGCATCGACCGCGACCGCATCGATCTCATCCTGATCACGCATTTTCACGGTGATCATTTTGCCGGGCTGCCGTTCCTGCTGCTCGACGCCCAGTTCACCCGCCGCACCCGGCCGCTGGTGATCGCGGGGCCGGAAGGAATCGAGACGCGGCTGGCGCAGGTGATGGAAGTCCTGTTTGAGAATTCGTCCAGGACAAAGCAGCGGTTCGATCTTTCGGTGGTCGCGCTCAAGCCCGAACAAACGCAAGACTTCGGTACGATCAAAGTCACGCCCTATCCGGTGGTGCATGGCGAATCCGGCGGCCCGTTCCTGGCCTACCGGGTGGAAGCCGAGGGCCGTGTCATCGCCTACAGCGCCGACACCGAATGGACGGAGACGCTGGTTCCGGCGGCACGCGGCGCCGACCTGTTCATCGCCGAGGCCTATACGTATGACAGGCCGGTGAAGAACCACCTTAGCCTCGCAACGCTTGCGGCGCATCTCGACGAGATCAAGCCGAAGCGGCTGGTGCTGACCCACATGAGCGACGACATGCTGGGGCGGCTGGATACGCTGGCCTACACGACTGCGAGCGACGGCATGATTGTGGAGTTGTAA
- a CDS encoding MATE family efflux transporter yields MVANLTTPLIGIVSTIAIGRLGDATLLGGVAIASVIFDCLFWLFAFLRMSTVAFTAQALGAGETLELRALFVRGLVVAALIGAALIALQIPLAAIMLGAMGGSEGVTRAARTYFIIRIWSAPVALANYVVLGWLIGQARARLALAVQIAINLINMAGTVLLVLVANAGISGAAIAALIAEAFGLLLGLLIARRLTSGQPAIPRATLLDRDKLIRMLGVNRDIMIRTASLITVFLFFTAQGARAGDVTLAANAVLNNFLLVSAFFLDGLANAAEQLCGRAYGARDRPAFSGAVRRVMSWGFGFALAVTAIFALFGPGLIDLMTASADVRHGARDYLPFVVASPLLAVFAFGFDGVYIGATWAREMRNLMMLSLLIFLAAWLGLRSFGNAGLWAAFLVHYAARGGLQALRYPAMLRASFRQPKVPAEP; encoded by the coding sequence ATGGTGGCGAACCTGACCACGCCGCTGATCGGCATCGTCTCGACGATCGCGATCGGCCGGCTCGGCGACGCCACCCTGCTCGGCGGCGTCGCCATCGCCTCGGTGATCTTCGACTGCCTGTTCTGGCTGTTCGCCTTCCTGCGCATGAGCACGGTCGCCTTCACGGCGCAGGCGCTCGGCGCCGGCGAGACGCTGGAACTGCGCGCGCTGTTCGTGCGCGGGCTTGTCGTGGCGGCGCTGATCGGCGCCGCCCTCATCGCCCTGCAGATCCCGCTGGCCGCGATCATGCTCGGCGCGATGGGTGGCAGCGAGGGCGTTACGCGCGCGGCACGGACCTACTTCATCATCCGGATCTGGTCGGCGCCGGTGGCGCTGGCGAACTATGTCGTGCTCGGCTGGCTGATCGGACAGGCGCGCGCCCGGCTCGCGCTGGCCGTGCAGATCGCGATCAACCTCATCAACATGGCGGGCACGGTGCTGCTGGTGCTGGTCGCAAACGCCGGCATATCCGGCGCGGCCATCGCCGCATTGATCGCGGAAGCCTTCGGTCTCCTGCTCGGCCTCCTCATTGCGCGCCGCCTCACCAGCGGACAACCCGCCATCCCCCGTGCGACGCTGCTTGACCGCGACAAGCTGATCCGCATGCTCGGCGTCAACCGCGACATCATGATCCGCACCGCCTCGCTGATCACCGTATTCCTGTTCTTCACCGCGCAGGGCGCGCGCGCCGGCGACGTGACGCTGGCCGCCAACGCGGTGCTGAACAATTTTCTCCTAGTCAGCGCGTTCTTCCTCGACGGCCTTGCCAATGCCGCCGAACAGCTCTGCGGCCGCGCCTATGGCGCCCGCGACAGGCCGGCGTTCTCCGGCGCGGTCCGGCGCGTGATGTCGTGGGGATTTGGCTTCGCGCTTGCCGTGACCGCCATTTTCGCGCTGTTCGGCCCCGGCTTGATCGACCTCATGACCGCGAGCGCGGACGTCCGCCATGGCGCGCGCGACTATCTGCCGTTCGTGGTGGCGTCGCCGCTGCTTGCCGTATTCGCCTTCGGCTTCGACGGGGTCTATATCGGCGCGACCTGGGCGCGCGAGATGCGCAATCTGATGATGCTGTCGCTGCTGATCTTTCTCGCTGCGTGGCTGGGCTTGCGGTCGTTCGGCAATGCCGGGCTGTGGGCTGCGTTCCTGGTGCATTACGCCGCCCGCGGCGGGTTGCAGGCGCTGCGCTATCCGGCGATGCTGCGGGCGTCGTTCCGGCAACCGAAGGTGCCGGCTGAACCTTAA
- a CDS encoding DUF6460 domain-containing protein: MANDTRELPAANDSVSRFLGGSPLMVAFRLVLLSILVGVVLAAIGFDPWNILESIRLLFQRLWNLGFDAVNWLWRYFLLGAVIVIPIWLLSRLFGTPRGR; encoded by the coding sequence ATGGCCAACGACACCAGGGAATTGCCGGCAGCCAATGACAGCGTCAGCCGCTTTCTCGGCGGCTCGCCGCTGATGGTGGCGTTTCGGCTGGTGCTGCTGTCGATCCTCGTCGGCGTGGTGCTGGCTGCGATCGGCTTCGATCCCTGGAATATCCTCGAGAGCATCCGGCTGTTGTTCCAGCGGCTGTGGAACCTCGGCTTCGACGCGGTGAACTGGCTGTGGCGCTACTTCCTGCTGGGTGCGGTGATCGTGATCCCGATCTGGCTGTTGTCGCGGCTGTTCGGCACGCCGCGCGGGCGATAG
- a CDS encoding ATP-dependent DNA ligase, translating into MNRFAKLLDRLAYEPGRNNKLRLLTAYFREAEDPDRGYALAALTGALSFKHAKPGLIRDLIAARTDPVLFALSYDYVGDLSETVALMWPKAAINREEPLLGHPSPQPSPARGEGADPNPARSLRKELKTATATAPSSPLPPRSGGEGSGVGGGSASSRSHAGTESTETPPTPDLESELRSPRTPPRASRVEGGEKQAVAGHNNPPPPTLTEVVTTLRTLGKTELPKQLARWLDELDETGRWALLKLVTGAMRIGISARLAKTAAAELGAKDPHEIELMWPGLSPPYLDLFAWLEGRGEKPENLDPTPFRPVMLAHAIENTDFAGLDAADFIAEWKWDGIRVQAVSGRDPRGHMMARLYSRSGEDITGSFPDLLPSLHLPGAIDGELLVLREGRVQSFNVLQQRLNRKVVSPKLTKDYPIHLRAYDLLGDGDADLRTLPFAERRKRLETFVTKLDDPRIDLSPVIAFDSWDTLTSARKDPASAGAGADAEAVEGVMLKRRDALYLPGRPKGQWWKWKRDPHIIDAVLMYAQRGHGKRSSYYSDYTFGVWTNSEDGEQLVPVGKAYFGFTDEELLQIDRFVRRNTTEKFGPVRHVVHEPDQGLVLEVAFEGLARSPRHKSGVAMRFPRISRLRWDKPPREADRLETLERMLKAETVAFSSEVDAGSREENTSK; encoded by the coding sequence ATGAACCGCTTCGCCAAACTGCTCGACCGCCTCGCCTACGAGCCCGGTCGCAACAACAAGCTGCGGCTGCTCACCGCCTATTTCCGCGAGGCCGAAGACCCCGACCGCGGCTATGCGCTCGCCGCGCTGACCGGCGCGCTGTCGTTCAAGCACGCAAAGCCTGGCCTGATCCGCGACCTGATCGCCGCCCGCACCGATCCCGTGCTGTTCGCTCTGTCCTATGACTACGTCGGCGACCTCTCGGAGACGGTGGCGCTGATGTGGCCGAAGGCCGCGATCAATCGCGAGGAGCCTTTGCTGGGCCACCCCTCTCCCCAACCCTCCCCCGCAAGGGGGGAGGGAGCCGATCCGAATCCGGCGCGGTCACTCCGCAAAGAATTGAAGACGGCCACCGCGACAGCTCCCTCTTCCCCCCTCCCCCCGCGAAGCGGCGGGGAGGGGTCGGGGGTGGGGGGTGGTTCAGCGAGTTCTCGCTCTCATGCTGGCACCGAATCTACTGAAACTCCCCCCACCCCCGACCTCGAGAGCGAGCTTCGCTCGCCTCGGACCCCGCCACGCGCTTCGCGCGTGGAGGGAGGGGAGAAGCAAGCGGTTGCTGGTCACAACAACCCGCCTCCGCCGACGCTGACCGAAGTCGTCACCACGCTGCGCACGCTGGGCAAGACCGAACTCCCAAAACAGCTCGCGCGCTGGCTCGACGAGCTCGACGAGACCGGCCGCTGGGCGCTTCTAAAACTCGTCACCGGCGCGATGCGGATCGGGATCTCGGCGCGGCTGGCGAAGACGGCGGCGGCCGAACTCGGGGCCAAGGACCCGCACGAGATCGAATTGATGTGGCCAGGCCTCAGCCCGCCCTATCTCGATCTGTTCGCGTGGCTGGAGGGCCGCGGCGAAAAGCCTGAAAATCTCGATCCCACGCCGTTCCGCCCGGTGATGCTGGCGCATGCAATCGAGAACACGGATTTTGCGGGTCTTGATGCTGCCGATTTCATCGCGGAATGGAAATGGGACGGCATCCGCGTGCAGGCGGTGAGCGGCCGCGACCCGCGCGGCCACATGATGGCGCGGCTCTATTCACGCAGCGGCGAGGACATCACCGGGAGCTTTCCGGATTTATTGCCGTCATTGCATTTGCCCGGCGCGATCGATGGCGAACTTTTGGTGCTGCGCGAGGGACGCGTACAGAGTTTCAACGTCCTGCAGCAGCGCCTCAACCGCAAAGTGGTGTCGCCGAAACTGACCAAGGATTATCCGATCCATCTGCGCGCCTATGACCTCCTTGGCGACGGCGATGCCGATTTGCGCACGCTGCCGTTCGCCGAACGCCGCAAGCGGCTCGAGACTTTCGTCACCAAGCTCGACGATCCCAGGATCGACCTGTCGCCGGTGATCGCATTCGACAGCTGGGACACGCTGACCTCGGCGCGAAAGGATCCGGCCAGCGCCGGGGCCGGCGCGGACGCCGAAGCCGTCGAGGGCGTGATGCTCAAGCGACGCGACGCGCTCTATCTGCCGGGACGGCCGAAAGGCCAGTGGTGGAAATGGAAGCGCGACCCGCACATCATCGATGCCGTGCTGATGTATGCGCAGCGCGGCCACGGCAAGCGTTCGTCCTATTACTCGGACTATACGTTCGGGGTCTGGACCAATAGCGAGGACGGCGAGCAGCTGGTGCCGGTCGGCAAGGCCTATTTCGGCTTCACCGATGAAGAACTCCTGCAGATCGACCGCTTCGTCCGCCGCAACACCACGGAAAAGTTCGGACCGGTGCGGCATGTGGTGCACGAGCCGGATCAGGGGCTGGTGCTGGAAGTCGCGTTCGAGGGTCTGGCGCGCTCGCCGCGGCATAAATCCGGCGTGGCAATGCGGTTTCCCCGCATCAGCCGGTTGCGCTGGGACAAGCCCCCACGCGAAGCCGACCGGCTGGAAACGCTGGAACGGATGCTGAAGGCCGAAACCGTAGCGTTTTCAAGCGAAGTGGATGCCGGTTCGCGTGAAGAAAATACGTCGAAGTAA
- a CDS encoding ligase-associated DNA damage response exonuclease encodes MRPQDILMPVAAGLCCKPGGFHIDPVRPVERAVITHGHSDHARAGHGAVLATQETLDMMRLRYGDNIAGSTQAIAYGETVKLDDVTVKFHPAGHVLGSAQVAVSCRDTCIVASGDYKDAADPTCAPFEVVPCDVFITEATFGLPVFRHGDAADEVKKLLASVALFPERAHLVGAYSLGKAQRVIALLRVAGYDAPIYLHGAMEKITHYYEGRGIALGELRAVKGVKKADLAGTITLAPPSATSDIWTRRFPDPVTAFASGWMRVRARARQRGIELPLVISDHADWDGLTATIEATGAGEVWVTHGQEDALVHWCKTKGLAARPLDLVGYGDEDEGDAAPLAEDPEA; translated from the coding sequence ATGCGCCCGCAAGACATCCTGATGCCCGTTGCCGCCGGCCTGTGCTGCAAGCCCGGCGGCTTCCACATCGATCCGGTCCGCCCCGTCGAGCGCGCCGTGATTACCCACGGCCATTCCGACCACGCCCGGGCGGGCCATGGCGCGGTGCTGGCGACGCAGGAGACGCTCGACATGATGCGGCTGCGCTACGGCGACAATATTGCCGGCAGCACACAGGCGATCGCCTATGGCGAAACGGTAAAACTCGACGACGTCACGGTGAAATTTCATCCCGCCGGCCATGTGCTGGGCTCGGCGCAGGTCGCGGTCTCCTGCCGGGATACCTGCATCGTCGCGTCAGGCGACTACAAGGACGCAGCCGACCCGACCTGCGCGCCGTTCGAAGTGGTGCCCTGCGACGTCTTCATTACCGAGGCCACGTTCGGCCTGCCGGTGTTCCGCCACGGCGATGCGGCGGATGAAGTGAAAAAGCTGCTGGCGTCGGTGGCGCTGTTTCCGGAGCGGGCGCATCTGGTCGGCGCCTATTCGCTCGGCAAGGCACAGCGCGTGATCGCGCTGTTGCGCGTCGCCGGCTATGACGCGCCGATCTATCTGCACGGCGCGATGGAAAAGATCACGCATTACTACGAGGGCCGCGGCATCGCGCTCGGTGAGCTGCGCGCCGTCAAGGGCGTGAAGAAGGCCGATCTCGCCGGCACCATCACGCTGGCGCCGCCGTCGGCCACCTCGGATATCTGGACCCGGCGTTTCCCGGATCCGGTCACCGCATTCGCCTCGGGGTGGATGCGGGTGCGCGCCCGCGCGCGCCAGCGCGGCATCGAATTGCCGCTGGTGATTTCGGACCACGCCGACTGGGACGGGCTGACCGCGACGATCGAGGCGACCGGCGCCGGCGAGGTCTGGGTCACCCATGGCCAGGAAGATGCGCTGGTGCATTGGTGCAAGACCAAAGGCCTCGCCGCCCGGCCGCTCGATCTGGTCGGCTACGGCGACGAGGACGAGGGTGATGCGGCGCCGCTGGCCGAGGACCCCGAAGCATGA
- a CDS encoding class I SAM-dependent DNA methyltransferase: protein MPIRMFLSSGDLMADRRFDFARDLQLNGDLVAAADLLLQAIELAPGFASAWFTLGEIRVQLGERNAAIEAFRKAQVADPEDRHGAGLRLMRHGAEPLADMPQAYVRALFDQYAPKFESALVDDLGYRGPALLFKAVLAARAAVRKPAFFRRAIDLGCGTGLAATAFARNVDHFIGIDLSPRMIEKARASSLYAELEVDDLLSGLRRKPDASAELILAADAMVYVADLAPVLGEAERVLAPGGLFAFTTETHDGEGVILGEGLRYAHGADYVGASVAAVELNLSQLEDRSARNEDNAPVPGLVVVATKS from the coding sequence ATGCCCATCCGCATGTTCCTGTCCTCCGGCGATCTGATGGCCGACCGGCGGTTCGACTTCGCGCGCGATCTGCAGCTCAATGGCGATCTGGTCGCCGCCGCCGATCTGCTATTGCAAGCGATCGAGCTCGCGCCCGGCTTTGCCTCGGCCTGGTTCACGCTCGGCGAAATCCGCGTACAGCTCGGCGAGCGCAACGCGGCGATCGAGGCCTTCCGCAAGGCGCAGGTCGCCGATCCCGAGGACCGCCACGGCGCCGGCCTGCGTTTGATGCGGCACGGCGCCGAGCCGCTGGCGGACATGCCGCAGGCCTATGTGCGCGCGTTGTTCGATCAATACGCGCCGAAATTCGAATCCGCTTTGGTCGACGATCTCGGCTATCGCGGGCCGGCGCTGTTGTTCAAGGCGGTGCTCGCCGCGCGCGCCGCGGTCCGCAAGCCCGCCTTCTTCAGGCGCGCCATCGATCTCGGCTGCGGCACTGGCCTCGCGGCGACCGCCTTCGCCCGCAACGTCGACCATTTCATCGGCATCGATCTGTCGCCGCGGATGATCGAGAAGGCCCGCGCCTCGTCGCTTTATGCGGAACTGGAAGTCGATGATTTGCTGTCTGGCCTGCGCCGCAAACCCGACGCCAGCGCCGAGCTCATCCTCGCCGCCGACGCCATGGTCTATGTCGCCGATCTCGCTCCGGTGCTGGGGGAGGCCGAACGCGTGCTGGCGCCTGGCGGCCTATTTGCGTTCACGACCGAAACCCATGACGGTGAGGGCGTCATTCTCGGCGAGGGGCTGCGTTACGCGCACGGCGCGGATTATGTCGGCGCGTCGGTTGCGGCGGTGGAGCTCAATCTGTCGCAGCTTGAGGATCGCTCCGCCCGCAACGAGGACAATGCGCCGGTGCCCGGCCTGGTCGTGGTCGCCACGAAGTCGTGA